DNA sequence from the Chroococcidiopsis sp. TS-821 genome:
ACCAATTACTGCCGAGAAAAGAATTCAGCAACAACAACTCTTAGCAACAGCAGAAACCATTGCCCATGCGGCTGTAACATCGGTTGAAACCATCGGACGAGTTGATGATTCGATTGAAAAAGGAATTCTTCGAGCAGCACAAGAACGCGATGCTAATTTAATTGTTTGTGGCTGGAAAGGTTACTCTAGCTATCGCGATAACTTTTTTGGCAGTGTCATTGACAATATTATCCGGCAAGCAAGTGTACCTGTGTTAGTCGCGCGGTTTACGCAACCAATTAGAAATACAGATCGGGTCATCCTCGCATTAACTGATCTAGATTTTGCTTCATCTCAATTGCAAAAAACAATCGCTTTAGCCGAAACCTTAGCTGAGGAACTCAAAGCAACGTTAAAAGTGTTACACGTTACGAGAAATCCTCGCCGCAAAGCATATAAAGTGTCACCTCCTCTGCAAACAAAAGCTACAATTGAGCACGTACGGGGCAATTTTGTTACCCGCGTTGCCAGAATGTTACAACCTGACGATTTACTCATTCTCACATCCGGAAATCATCCTGATATTTTAAGTATGCGGATGCTAGGAACTGAACCTGAAGTGATTGCCCGTACTCACCAAGAAACTTCGATTGTTGTGCTGCATTTCCCACAAAAAGTATAAATTTAAACTCAGTAGCGACGCAATTAAGGCAGTAGCGATGAAACTTTTACGTAATCTATGGCAGCTACTCAAGGAGACAATTTCAGAGTGGCAGTTTAATCAAGTATCACTCCTTGCTGCATCTTTGGCATACTATACAGTTTTCTCGATCGTACCGTTAATGATTCTAGTCATTATGATGGTGGGAGCAATTTATGGCGAAGCAGCTGCAAAACAGCAACTTGTCGAGCAAATTCAAGGTGTTGTTGGACCAGAAAGTGCTGAGGTGATTGCTACAGCGATCGCTAATATGCGACAAGATGCTGCTGGTGGACCATTTCAGCTAATTTTTAATTTGGCTTTTTTTGCATTTGGCGCTTCTGGAGTTTTTGCCCAGATTCAAAACGCACTCGACAAAATTTGGGAAGTTAAACCAGTACCAGGAAAGCATATTACGCACTTTCTGCGTAAGCGATTAGTATCGTTTGCGATGGTGTTGGTGATTGCCTTTTTGCTACTTGTTTCTTTTGTTGCGAATACAGTACTAGCATCAGTCGTTCATGTTTTAAACGAGTTAACGCCAGGACGTGGCTACTGGTGGCAAATTCTCAGCTTTGTATTCTCTTTTTGTATGATTACATTCTTGTTTGCTGCCATGTATACTGTACTACCTGATGCCAAAGTTCGCTGGCGAGATGCTTTGGTAGGCTCGATATTCACTACTGTATTATTTATGTTAGGTCAATACTTTTTTGGTTTGTTTCTCAGTCAAACAAATTTCGCTTCAGCTTATGGTGTAGCTGGTTCGTTTTTAATTATTATTACTTGGATTTATTACG
Encoded proteins:
- a CDS encoding YihY/virulence factor BrkB family protein; the encoded protein is MKLLRNLWQLLKETISEWQFNQVSLLAASLAYYTVFSIVPLMILVIMMVGAIYGEAAAKQQLVEQIQGVVGPESAEVIATAIANMRQDAAGGPFQLIFNLAFFAFGASGVFAQIQNALDKIWEVKPVPGKHITHFLRKRLVSFAMVLVIAFLLLVSFVANTVLASVVHVLNELTPGRGYWWQILSFVFSFCMITFLFAAMYTVLPDAKVRWRDALVGSIFTTVLFMLGQYFFGLFLSQTNFASAYGVAGSFLIIITWIYYAAHILFLGAEFTKVYAKEHGAPIVPEEYAIPISEDFPQETQKRKSSPGLLTNFRRKCMRAWHSLIGRR